In the genome of Burkholderia sp. PAMC 26561, the window CGCTCGACTTCCGAAAAATCCTTTTCCTTTGCAAGGCGTATGGCGTTTTCGGCCAGATGATTGCGCAGGATGAATTTCGGATTTACGGCGTTCATGGCCGCGGCACGTTCTTCGTCGCCGCGTGTTTCCTCCGACAAACGTTGCCGGTACTCGTTCGCCCAGACATCGAAAGCGCCGCGATCGAGGAACAGATCGCGCACGGGTGCGTCGCCGGAAGCATCTGCCCTGCGCAGTTTCGCAAGGTTGCGGAACGTCAGTGTGAAATCGGCGCGATTCGCGTTCATGACTTCGAAGAGGCGATTGGCCAGTTTGTCATCGCCGTCCCGGATTTCGGCCAGGCCGAGTTTCGCGCGCATACGCTGTTCGAGCGCCGGTGCAAACCGGTCCCTGAAGCCTTCCAGGACACGCTGCGCATCCTCGATGATTTTTTCGTTGCGCGCGTCCTCGCCATATTGCGGGCCGAACAGCGGCACCAGCGCCTGCGCAAGACAGAAGAGGTTCCAGTAGCCAATCTGCGGCTGCATCTTGTATGCGTACCGGCCCTGCGAATCCGAGTGATTGCAGATGTGATTGGCGTTGAAGCCATCGATAAACCCAAACGGCCCGTAGTCAATCGTCAGCCCGAGGATCGACATGTTGTCCGTGTTCATCACGCCGTGGCAGAAACCGACGGCTTGCCAGTCCGCCATCAGGTCGGCGGTGCGCAACGTGACTTCGCCAAGGAGCGCGAGATACGGGTCATCGGCTTCGCGGCATTGCGGATAAAACCGGTCGATGACGTGATCCGCGAGCTTGCGCAATTCGTCCAGCCGATCGTTCGTGTAGAAATGCTCGAAGTGCCCGAAGCGCACGAAACTCGGCGCGACACGCGTCACGACGGCCGCCGTCTCCATGGTCTCGCGGCGTATCGGCTGGTCCGATCCCGTGACGCACAAGGCGCGTGTGGTCGGAATGCCAAGATGGTGCATGGCTTCCGAGCAGAGATATTCGCGGATCGATGAACGCAGGACCGCGCGGCCGTCGCCCATGCGCGAATATGGCGTGCGTCCCGCGCCCTTGAGCTGCAGTTCGAGCCGTTTGCCGTCATGTTCGATCTCGCCAAGGCCCATCGCGCGTCCGTCACCGAGCTGTCCCGCCCAGACGCCGAACTGATGGCCCGAATAAACCGATGCATACGGCAGCTCATCGGCGGGCAGATCGCGCGTGGTATTGCCCGTGAAATAGTCGATAAACGCCGGATCCTGCGCGTGAGTCGAGTTCAAGCCGACATTGAAGCCGAGCTCGGCAGCGGTATCGGCGGAGAATCCGACCAGATAGGGCGCGGGCAAGGGCGAGGCGGGCAGGCGGGTGAGGAACGCGGAACCGAGCGCGACGAATGAATCACGCCGGTCGGTTTCGATCGACCCGATCAGCTTGCTTACCGGTCCCGAACTCGCATCCGATATCGCGTGCGAGTCCGTCAATTCGGCTTCTGCAGCGGCACTGACAGCCATACCGCTTGGGGAAAACGACATATTGAGCACCTCATGGTTAACCGATATTGTAAATCCGCGCCCGCGCCGCTGCTGGAGCCCGCTCTTAGCCTTATCCGCGTTGGCTTTGAGACAAAATCAGATATTGCTTAGTCGAGAAACACTCAACAAGAAACACCCAGCATCAAATCCCGTGCATCCGGACTTGTGAGGAACTTGCCCATGACGTCGCCGCTTTTAGGCCAGATGATGGATGTACCGCTACTCGCTTCATCGCTGATTTCCCATGCTTCCCGCCATTTCGGCGCTACCGAGATCGTTTCGCGCCGCATTGAAGGCGACATTCATCGCTATACGTGGCGCGATTGCGAAAAACGCGCGAAGCAGCTTGCGCAGGCGCTGATCGGGCTGAATGTGCAGCCGGGCGAGCGCGTTGGTACGCTGGCGTGGAACGGGTATCGTCATCTGGAATGCTATTACGGCGTGACCGGCATGGGCGCGGTCTGCCACACCATCAACCCGCGGCTTTTCCCCGACCAGATCGCGTTCATCATCAATCACGCCGACGACGAATACGTCGCCTTCGACATGACCTTCACGGCGCTTGTCGACATCATCGCGCCGCAGTGTCCGAACGTGAAAGGCTGGATCGCTCTCGGCGACGAAGCGTGCATCAGCACCCATCTCGCCGATATGGCCACGCCCGTCACGAGCTACGAAACGCTGCTCGCGAAACACGATGGCGACTACGAATGGCCCATGCTCGATGAACGTTCGGCATCGTTTCTCTGCTATACATCGGGCACGACCGGCAATCCGAAGGGCGCGCTGTACACGCATCGCTCGACGGTCCTGCATGCCTTCGGCGCAGCGCTTCCCGACGCCATGGCCTGTTCCTGCCGCGATTCGATCTTGCCCGTCGTGCCGATGTTCCACGTCAATGCATGGGGCATTCCGCACGCGGCGCCGCTGGTTGGCGCGAAGCTCGTGCTGCCCGGCAATTGTCTCGATGGAAAATCGCTCTACGAACTGATGGAAGCCGAAGGCGTGACGTACTCGGCCGGCGTGCCGACCGTCTGGCTGGGTTTGCTGAACTACGTGAAGCAGGCTGGCGTGCGCTTCAATACGTTGCAGCGCACGGTCATTGGCGGCTCGGCTTGTCCGCCGGCGATGCTGCGCACGTTCGAGGACGACTATGGCGTCGAGGTCATTCATGCCTGGGGCATGACGGAAATGTCGCCGCTCGGCACGCTCGCCAAGCTCAACTGGGAACAGCGCCAGCGTTCGCCCGAAGAACAACGCCATCTGCGCGAGAAGCAGGGCCATGTGATGTTCGGCGTCGACATGAAAGTCGTCGGCGACGACGGCAACGAACTTCCCTGGGACGGCAAATCATTCGGCGATCTCTACGTGCGCGGGCCATGGGTGATCGACCGGTATTTCCGGAAGGACGATTCGCCGCTCGTCGATGGCTGGTTTCCGACCGGCGATGTCGCGACCATCGATACCGACGGTTTCATGCACATCACCGATCGCAGCAAGGACGTGATCAAGTCAGGCGGCGAGTGGATCAGCTCGATCGATCTGGAAAACATCATGATGTCGCATCCGCAGGTCGCGGAGGCAGCGTGCATTGCGTGTTCGCACCCGAAGTGGACGGAACGGCCGCTGATCGTGGTCGTGCTGCGTCCTGAGGCAACCGTCACGCGCGAGGAACTGCTCGCGTTTTACGACGGCAAGGTGGCGAAGTGGTGGCGCCCGGACGACGTTGTTTTCGCCGATGAACTTCCCCACACGGCGACCGGCAAGCTGCAGAAGCTCCGGTTGCGCGAAATATATCGGGAGCATGTGTTGCCGACGGTCGGTGAAAGCGTCGACTAGCTTGCCATTCACCGGGCTGCCGCCGCGCAGCCCGTTTCTTGTTTTCCGCGTTCCGTCTCCGCCATCCCGCAACAACAAAATTGAACGAGCGTTCGTTTTTGTGTATTCTTGCCGGGTGGCTCAAACCCAAAGCATCACAATCACAGCATCACGCGAATCAGCGCCTTCCGGATTTTTGCCGGAAGATAGATGGCGCACCGAATGGAGGAAGACGAAATGGCAGTGGATTACACGACCCGCGACGGCATCGCCGTCATCACGCTGAATAACCCGCCGGTCAACGGCCTCGGGTTCTCCACGCGGCTTGGCATTGTCGAAGGCATCGAAAGAGCGCAGGCCGATGCGTCGGTCAGGGCCATCGTCCTGATCGGT includes:
- a CDS encoding protein adenylyltransferase SelO, which produces MSFSPSGMAVSAAAEAELTDSHAISDASSGPVSKLIGSIETDRRDSFVALGSAFLTRLPASPLPAPYLVGFSADTAAELGFNVGLNSTHAQDPAFIDYFTGNTTRDLPADELPYASVYSGHQFGVWAGQLGDGRAMGLGEIEHDGKRLELQLKGAGRTPYSRMGDGRAVLRSSIREYLCSEAMHHLGIPTTRALCVTGSDQPIRRETMETAAVVTRVAPSFVRFGHFEHFYTNDRLDELRKLADHVIDRFYPQCREADDPYLALLGEVTLRTADLMADWQAVGFCHGVMNTDNMSILGLTIDYGPFGFIDGFNANHICNHSDSQGRYAYKMQPQIGYWNLFCLAQALVPLFGPQYGEDARNEKIIEDAQRVLEGFRDRFAPALEQRMRAKLGLAEIRDGDDKLANRLFEVMNANRADFTLTFRNLAKLRRADASGDAPVRDLFLDRGAFDVWANEYRQRLSEETRGDEERAAAMNAVNPKFILRNHLAENAIRLAKEKDFSEVERLARVLRHPFDEQPEFEAYAGLPPDWASDLEVSCSS
- a CDS encoding 3-(methylthio)propionyl-CoA ligase, with protein sequence MTSPLLGQMMDVPLLASSLISHASRHFGATEIVSRRIEGDIHRYTWRDCEKRAKQLAQALIGLNVQPGERVGTLAWNGYRHLECYYGVTGMGAVCHTINPRLFPDQIAFIINHADDEYVAFDMTFTALVDIIAPQCPNVKGWIALGDEACISTHLADMATPVTSYETLLAKHDGDYEWPMLDERSASFLCYTSGTTGNPKGALYTHRSTVLHAFGAALPDAMACSCRDSILPVVPMFHVNAWGIPHAAPLVGAKLVLPGNCLDGKSLYELMEAEGVTYSAGVPTVWLGLLNYVKQAGVRFNTLQRTVIGGSACPPAMLRTFEDDYGVEVIHAWGMTEMSPLGTLAKLNWEQRQRSPEEQRHLREKQGHVMFGVDMKVVGDDGNELPWDGKSFGDLYVRGPWVIDRYFRKDDSPLVDGWFPTGDVATIDTDGFMHITDRSKDVIKSGGEWISSIDLENIMMSHPQVAEAACIACSHPKWTERPLIVVVLRPEATVTREELLAFYDGKVAKWWRPDDVVFADELPHTATGKLQKLRLREIYREHVLPTVGESVD